A region from the Engraulis encrasicolus isolate BLACKSEA-1 chromosome 18, IST_EnEncr_1.0, whole genome shotgun sequence genome encodes:
- the LOC134469289 gene encoding heme transporter FLVCR2-like, producing the protein MSEDTKLDDCESNNQQYFEVKDPQIHIIGGALGSDLSPKNRQPTTRLYKKRWVIVLLFSSYSLCNSYQWIQYGIINNIFMKFYGVDSFTIDWMSMIYMLTYIPFIFPVTWLLDKKGLRVVALIATAMNCVGTWIKVASARPDLFAVTFLGQFCSSFAQVFILGMPSKIASVWFSSEEVSTACSIGVFGNQLSLSDLDF; encoded by the exons ATGAGTGAAGATACAAAACTAGACGATTGCGAGTCAAACAATCAACAGTACTTTGAAGTGAAAGACCCGCAGATTCATATAATAGGTGGAGCACTAGGCTCAGACCTTAGTCCGAAAAACAGACAGCCGACCACACGTTTGTACAAGAAACGGTGGGTTATCGTGCTCCTATTTAGTTCGTATTCCCTGTGTAACTCGTACCAATGGATTCAGTATGGAATCATAAACAACATCTTCATGAAGTTCTACGGCGTGGATTCCTTCACCATAGACTGGATGTCTATGATCTACATGCTGACATACATCCCCTTCATATTCCCGGTTACCTGGCTACTGGACAAAAAGGGACTGCGGGTGGTAGCGCTCATAGCCACGGCTATGAACTGCGTCGGAACATGGATCAAGGTGGCTAGCGCACGCCCGGACCTGTTCGCGGTGACCTTTCTGGGTCAGTTCTGCTCATCCTTCGCGCAAGTGTTCATCCTGGGGATGCCTTCGAAAATAGCCTCGGTCTGGTTCAGTTCCGAGGAGGTTTCTACGGCGTGCTCGATTGGAGTGTTTGGGAATCAG CTTTCACTGTCAGACTTGGACTTTTAG
- the LOC134469287 gene encoding heme transporter FLVCR2-like isoform X3 yields MPQSNEVVSRSSEMSKTQTGVGEGYGGPLPSKKLLIPGMGNIGSLGGPLSPTSPSSMEAGGDRVGLLSVRPETRLYHRRWVMLFLFSAYSASNAFMWLQYGIIGNIFMNFYNIDSLALDWLSMIYLATYIPLILPVMWMLDRRGSREVVLTGAAFNCIGACIKLGSAERDMFWVTFIGQFVCSVGTVFVLGIPPRLASLWFGEREVSTACSIGVLGNQLGIAIGFLVPPILVPNVEDMEELAHHIRIMFYITAGVATLLFVLVVIVFQDQPDIPPTQSQVTARAIPPEEYSYMASIKRLVCNRPFILLVISYGLNVGCFYAVSTLLNRMIIEYYPGEEVNAGRIGLTIVIAGMVGSLICGIWLDRTKTYKQTTLAVYLMSFIGMILFTFTLDLGHLWVVFVTSGALGFFMTGYLPLGFEFAVELTYPESEGTSSGLLNCSAQVFGIIFIICQGKIIDSFGIQAGNIFLCVFLLIGTIMTGVIKSDLRRQRANTLAKEAIEVELTKPPQADV; encoded by the exons ATGCCTCAGAGCAATGAGGTCGTGAGCCGGAGCTCGGAGATGAGCAAGACCCAGACGGGTGTAGGGGAGGGCTACGGCGGCCCCCTACCCAGCAAGAAGCTGCTGATCCCGGGCATGGGCAACATCGGCTCCCTGGGTGGCCCCCTGAGCCCCACCTCCCCGTCCAGCATGGAAGCCGGCGGGGACCGCGTGGGCCTGCTGTCCGTGCGGCCAGAGACGCGCCTGTACCACCGGCGCTGGGTGATGCTGTTCCTGTTCAGCGCCTACTCGGCCAGCAACGCTTTCATGTGGCTGCAGTACGGCATCATCGGCAACATCTTCATGAACTTCTACAACATCGACTCGCTGGCACTGGACTGGCTCTCCATGATCTACCTGGCCACGTACATCCCGCTCATCCTGCCCGTCATGTGGATGCTGGACAGGAGAGGCTCGCGGGAGGTGGTGCTGACCGGCGCGGCCTTCAACTGCATCGGCGCTTGCATCAAGCTGGGCAGCGCGGAGCGTGACATGTTCTGGGTGACCTTTATCGGGCAGTTTGTGTGCTCCGTGGGCACGGTGTTTGTGCTGGGCATCCCGCCGCGACTGGCATCGCTTTGGTTTGGAGAGCGCGAGGTCTCCACTGCCTGCTCCATTGGAGTGTTGGGTAAtcag CTTGGCATTGCCATCGGCTTCCTGGTTCCCCCCATCTTGGTTCCCAATGTGGAGGACATGGAGGAGCTGGCGCACCACATCCGCATCATGTTCTACATCACGGCAGGCGTGGCCACGCTCTTGTTTGTCCTGGTGGTCATTG TCTTCCAGGATCAGCCAGACATTCCCCCGACGCAGTCCCAGGTGACGGCGCGGGCCATCCCCCCGGAGGAGTACTCTTACATGGCCTCTATCAAGAGGCTCGTCTGCAACAGGCCCTTCATCCTGCTAGTCATAAGCTACG gTCTCAACGTTGGTTGCTTTTATGCTGTCAGCACACTTCTCAACCGCATGATCATAGAGTACTATCCA GGTGAGGAGGTGAATGCTGGCAGGATTGGCCTCACCATCGTTATCGCTGGCATGGTGGGCTCCCTGATCTGTGGAATCTGGCTCGACCGAACCAAAACCTACAA GCAGACCACGCTGGCCGTCTACCTGATGTCCTTCATCGGCATGATCCTGTTCACCTTCACCCTTGACCTGGGCCACTTGTGGGTGGTCTTCGTCACTTCTGGAGCCCTGGG GTTCTTCATGACGGGCTACCTGCCTTTGGGCTTCGAGTTTGCCGTGGAGCTCACCTATCCAGAGTCGGAGGGCACGTCTTCGGGACTGCTCAACTGCTCTGCACAG GTGTTTGGCATCATCTTCATTATCTGCCAGGGGAAGATCATCGACTCCTTTGGCATTCAAGCCGGCAACATCTTCCTCTGTGTCTTCCTACTCATTGGCACCATCATGACTG
- the LOC134469287 gene encoding heme transporter FLVCR2-like isoform X1, translating to MPQSNEVVSRSSEMSKTQTGVGEGYGGPLPSKKLLIPGMGNIGSLGGPLSPTSPSSMEAGGDRVGLLSVRPETRLYHRRWVMLFLFSAYSASNAFMWLQYGIIGNIFMNFYNIDSLALDWLSMIYLATYIPLILPVMWMLDRRGSREVVLTGAAFNCIGACIKLGSAERDMFWVTFIGQFVCSVGTVFVLGIPPRLASLWFGEREVSTACSIGVLGNQLGIAIGFLVPPILVPNVEDMEELAHHIRIMFYITAGVATLLFVLVVIVFQDQPDIPPTQSQVTARAIPPEEYSYMASIKRLVCNRPFILLVISYGLNVGCFYAVSTLLNRMIIEYYPGEEVNAGRIGLTIVIAGMVGSLICGIWLDRTKTYKQTTLAVYLMSFIGMILFTFTLDLGHLWVVFVTSGALGFFMTGYLPLGFEFAVELTYPESEGTSSGLLNCSAQVFGIIFIICQGKIIDSFGIQAGNIFLCVFLLIGTIMTGVIKSDLRRQRANTLAKEAAEKEQLQGTDYGATALITPPPQI from the exons ATGCCTCAGAGCAATGAGGTCGTGAGCCGGAGCTCGGAGATGAGCAAGACCCAGACGGGTGTAGGGGAGGGCTACGGCGGCCCCCTACCCAGCAAGAAGCTGCTGATCCCGGGCATGGGCAACATCGGCTCCCTGGGTGGCCCCCTGAGCCCCACCTCCCCGTCCAGCATGGAAGCCGGCGGGGACCGCGTGGGCCTGCTGTCCGTGCGGCCAGAGACGCGCCTGTACCACCGGCGCTGGGTGATGCTGTTCCTGTTCAGCGCCTACTCGGCCAGCAACGCTTTCATGTGGCTGCAGTACGGCATCATCGGCAACATCTTCATGAACTTCTACAACATCGACTCGCTGGCACTGGACTGGCTCTCCATGATCTACCTGGCCACGTACATCCCGCTCATCCTGCCCGTCATGTGGATGCTGGACAGGAGAGGCTCGCGGGAGGTGGTGCTGACCGGCGCGGCCTTCAACTGCATCGGCGCTTGCATCAAGCTGGGCAGCGCGGAGCGTGACATGTTCTGGGTGACCTTTATCGGGCAGTTTGTGTGCTCCGTGGGCACGGTGTTTGTGCTGGGCATCCCGCCGCGACTGGCATCGCTTTGGTTTGGAGAGCGCGAGGTCTCCACTGCCTGCTCCATTGGAGTGTTGGGTAAtcag CTTGGCATTGCCATCGGCTTCCTGGTTCCCCCCATCTTGGTTCCCAATGTGGAGGACATGGAGGAGCTGGCGCACCACATCCGCATCATGTTCTACATCACGGCAGGCGTGGCCACGCTCTTGTTTGTCCTGGTGGTCATTG TCTTCCAGGATCAGCCAGACATTCCCCCGACGCAGTCCCAGGTGACGGCGCGGGCCATCCCCCCGGAGGAGTACTCTTACATGGCCTCTATCAAGAGGCTCGTCTGCAACAGGCCCTTCATCCTGCTAGTCATAAGCTACG gTCTCAACGTTGGTTGCTTTTATGCTGTCAGCACACTTCTCAACCGCATGATCATAGAGTACTATCCA GGTGAGGAGGTGAATGCTGGCAGGATTGGCCTCACCATCGTTATCGCTGGCATGGTGGGCTCCCTGATCTGTGGAATCTGGCTCGACCGAACCAAAACCTACAA GCAGACCACGCTGGCCGTCTACCTGATGTCCTTCATCGGCATGATCCTGTTCACCTTCACCCTTGACCTGGGCCACTTGTGGGTGGTCTTCGTCACTTCTGGAGCCCTGGG GTTCTTCATGACGGGCTACCTGCCTTTGGGCTTCGAGTTTGCCGTGGAGCTCACCTATCCAGAGTCGGAGGGCACGTCTTCGGGACTGCTCAACTGCTCTGCACAG GTGTTTGGCATCATCTTCATTATCTGCCAGGGGAAGATCATCGACTCCTTTGGCATTCAAGCCGGCAACATCTTCCTCTGTGTCTTCCTACTCATTGGCACCATCATGACTG
- the LOC134469287 gene encoding heme transporter FLVCR2-like isoform X2: MPQSNEVVSRSSEMSKTQTGVGEGYGGPLPSKKLLIPGMGNIGSLGGPLSPTSPSSMEAGGDRVGLLSVRPETRLYHRRWVMLFLFSAYSASNAFMWLQYGIIGNIFMNFYNIDSLALDWLSMIYLATYIPLILPVMWMLDRRGSREVVLTGAAFNCIGACIKLGSAERDMFWVTFIGQFVCSVGTVFVLGIPPRLASLWFGEREVSTACSIGVLGNQLGIAIGFLVPPILVPNVEDMEELAHHIRIMFYITAGVATLLFVLVVIVFQDQPDIPPTQSQVTARAIPPEEYSYMASIKRLVCNRPFILLVISYGLNVGCFYAVSTLLNRMIIEYYPGEEVNAGRIGLTIVIAGMVGSLICGIWLDRTKTYKQTTLAVYLMSFIGMILFTFTLDLGHLWVVFVTSGALGFFMTGYLPLGFEFAVELTYPESEGTSSGLLNCSAQVFGIIFIICQGKIIDSFGIQAGNIFLCVFLLIGTIMTGVIKSDLRRQRANTLAKEAANRNGNIQSSDILSEARL, encoded by the exons ATGCCTCAGAGCAATGAGGTCGTGAGCCGGAGCTCGGAGATGAGCAAGACCCAGACGGGTGTAGGGGAGGGCTACGGCGGCCCCCTACCCAGCAAGAAGCTGCTGATCCCGGGCATGGGCAACATCGGCTCCCTGGGTGGCCCCCTGAGCCCCACCTCCCCGTCCAGCATGGAAGCCGGCGGGGACCGCGTGGGCCTGCTGTCCGTGCGGCCAGAGACGCGCCTGTACCACCGGCGCTGGGTGATGCTGTTCCTGTTCAGCGCCTACTCGGCCAGCAACGCTTTCATGTGGCTGCAGTACGGCATCATCGGCAACATCTTCATGAACTTCTACAACATCGACTCGCTGGCACTGGACTGGCTCTCCATGATCTACCTGGCCACGTACATCCCGCTCATCCTGCCCGTCATGTGGATGCTGGACAGGAGAGGCTCGCGGGAGGTGGTGCTGACCGGCGCGGCCTTCAACTGCATCGGCGCTTGCATCAAGCTGGGCAGCGCGGAGCGTGACATGTTCTGGGTGACCTTTATCGGGCAGTTTGTGTGCTCCGTGGGCACGGTGTTTGTGCTGGGCATCCCGCCGCGACTGGCATCGCTTTGGTTTGGAGAGCGCGAGGTCTCCACTGCCTGCTCCATTGGAGTGTTGGGTAAtcag CTTGGCATTGCCATCGGCTTCCTGGTTCCCCCCATCTTGGTTCCCAATGTGGAGGACATGGAGGAGCTGGCGCACCACATCCGCATCATGTTCTACATCACGGCAGGCGTGGCCACGCTCTTGTTTGTCCTGGTGGTCATTG TCTTCCAGGATCAGCCAGACATTCCCCCGACGCAGTCCCAGGTGACGGCGCGGGCCATCCCCCCGGAGGAGTACTCTTACATGGCCTCTATCAAGAGGCTCGTCTGCAACAGGCCCTTCATCCTGCTAGTCATAAGCTACG gTCTCAACGTTGGTTGCTTTTATGCTGTCAGCACACTTCTCAACCGCATGATCATAGAGTACTATCCA GGTGAGGAGGTGAATGCTGGCAGGATTGGCCTCACCATCGTTATCGCTGGCATGGTGGGCTCCCTGATCTGTGGAATCTGGCTCGACCGAACCAAAACCTACAA GCAGACCACGCTGGCCGTCTACCTGATGTCCTTCATCGGCATGATCCTGTTCACCTTCACCCTTGACCTGGGCCACTTGTGGGTGGTCTTCGTCACTTCTGGAGCCCTGGG GTTCTTCATGACGGGCTACCTGCCTTTGGGCTTCGAGTTTGCCGTGGAGCTCACCTATCCAGAGTCGGAGGGCACGTCTTCGGGACTGCTCAACTGCTCTGCACAG GTGTTTGGCATCATCTTCATTATCTGCCAGGGGAAGATCATCGACTCCTTTGGCATTCAAGCCGGCAACATCTTCCTCTGTGTCTTCCTACTCATTGGCACCATCATGACTG